The following are encoded together in the Bradyrhizobium sp. CCGUVB1N3 genome:
- a CDS encoding rhodanese-like domain-containing protein, with translation MKLPTVTPADIRRALLLREEIALLDLRHEAAFASGHPLFAANMAEGRIAIEAEARLPRKDVTIVLYDDGEGLVGPGAERLRALGYSNVRALDDGLKAWSAAGYEVFEDVNSYAKAFGELVEARRHTPSLSADEVASLIADKANVAILDVRRFDEYATMNIPGSVSVPGAELVLRAGRAAPDPDTTIIVNCAGRTRSIIGTQSLINAGVPNKVRALRNGTIGWTLARHSLEHGAGRRGAVGSFEGAAANARDVAYRAGVRHIGAGEAAALAAQTSRTLYRFDVRDAEEYATGHLAGFRHYAGGQLVQEIDMAAPVRGARILLTDDKGVRADMTASWLAQMGWEVYVLEGGYDGALEMGPPQVLPKPDPAHRYRRPYEGTDVAERAMQAYLDWEYGLVEQLRRDATHGFYVI, from the coding sequence ATGAAGCTTCCCACCGTCACCCCTGCCGACATTCGTCGCGCGCTCCTGCTGCGCGAGGAGATCGCGCTGCTCGATCTCAGGCACGAGGCGGCGTTCGCCAGCGGCCATCCCCTGTTTGCCGCCAACATGGCAGAGGGACGCATCGCGATCGAGGCCGAGGCGAGGCTGCCGCGCAAGGACGTGACGATCGTTCTTTATGATGACGGCGAAGGTCTGGTCGGACCCGGCGCCGAGCGCCTGCGCGCGCTGGGCTACAGCAACGTCCGCGCATTGGACGACGGCCTCAAGGCGTGGAGCGCGGCCGGCTACGAAGTGTTCGAGGACGTCAACTCCTATGCCAAGGCCTTTGGCGAGCTTGTCGAGGCGCGCCGTCACACGCCCTCGCTCAGCGCCGACGAGGTCGCAAGCCTGATCGCCGACAAGGCCAATGTCGCGATCCTCGACGTTCGCCGCTTCGACGAATATGCGACCATGAACATCCCGGGCTCGGTCAGCGTGCCCGGCGCCGAACTTGTGCTGCGCGCGGGCCGCGCGGCGCCCGATCCAGACACCACCATCATCGTCAATTGCGCCGGCCGCACGCGCTCGATCATCGGCACACAGTCGCTGATCAATGCGGGCGTCCCCAACAAAGTGCGCGCGCTGCGCAACGGCACGATCGGCTGGACTCTTGCCAGGCACTCGCTCGAGCACGGCGCCGGGCGGCGCGGTGCGGTCGGGTCGTTCGAGGGCGCCGCGGCCAATGCCCGCGACGTCGCCTATCGTGCCGGCGTTCGCCACATCGGCGCGGGCGAGGCGGCGGCGCTCGCTGCGCAAACCTCGCGGACGCTGTATCGCTTCGATGTGCGCGACGCCGAGGAATATGCGACCGGTCACCTCGCCGGCTTCCGCCATTACGCCGGCGGTCAGCTCGTTCAGGAGATCGACATGGCTGCGCCCGTGCGCGGTGCGCGCATCCTTTTGACCGACGACAAAGGCGTGCGCGCCGACATGACGGCGTCCTGGCTGGCGCAGATGGGCTGGGAGGTCTACGTGCTCGAAGGCGGCTATGACGGCGCGCTGGAAATGGGGCCGCCGCAAGTGCTGCCCAAGCCAGATCCCGCCCACCGGTATCGACGTCCCTACGAAGGGACCGATGTCGCTGAACGCGCGATGCAGGCCTATCTCGACTGGGAATACGGCCTCGTCGAGCAGCTCCGCCGCGACGCGACGCATGGATTTTACGTGATCTGA
- a CDS encoding alpha/beta fold hydrolase, producing the protein MQRRNLLKGLGLTAAVATAPAMAQDRQSAQIASSSLWPAPQLATADRLGHCRVGTGLAVCVLLHEWLGDHVNWEPVLPYVDPARHTLIVMDLRGYGWSRAATGNYTLDEATADVLRTADQLALTRFHLVGHSMSGLVAQKIALTAAARIQSVTLFSPVPPTGFHADEAALKALNAVIDQDEAAARAITARTSSRYGAGWLKRKLTIAREAGTVEAMRGYLKMFTTSSITEDPQRLAAPLHVVNGALDIAFYRGEPSHNAFAIAYPRVTFETIDDAGHYTMLETPVRVASIIEKQVAAAG; encoded by the coding sequence ATGCAACGTCGCAATCTTCTGAAGGGCCTGGGCCTCACGGCTGCCGTAGCCACCGCGCCTGCCATGGCCCAGGACCGGCAATCGGCGCAGATCGCATCGTCCTCGCTCTGGCCGGCGCCGCAACTGGCGACGGCGGATCGGCTCGGCCACTGCCGTGTCGGTACGGGCCTGGCGGTCTGCGTCCTGCTGCACGAATGGCTCGGCGATCACGTCAACTGGGAGCCGGTGCTGCCCTATGTCGATCCCGCCCGTCACACGCTCATCGTCATGGACTTGCGCGGCTACGGCTGGTCACGCGCGGCGACCGGCAACTACACGTTGGATGAAGCCACCGCGGACGTCCTGCGCACGGCCGATCAGCTCGCGCTCACGCGTTTCCATTTGGTCGGACACTCGATGTCGGGCCTCGTGGCGCAGAAGATCGCGCTCACCGCCGCCGCGCGGATCCAGAGTGTCACGCTGTTCTCGCCGGTGCCGCCGACCGGCTTCCACGCCGACGAGGCCGCGCTGAAGGCGCTGAACGCCGTGATCGACCAGGACGAGGCGGCTGCGCGGGCGATCACGGCAAGGACCTCGAGCCGCTATGGTGCCGGCTGGCTGAAGCGCAAGCTAACCATCGCGCGCGAGGCTGGCACGGTCGAGGCGATGCGCGGCTATCTGAAGATGTTCACGACCTCATCGATCACCGAGGATCCGCAACGACTCGCGGCGCCGCTTCATGTCGTGAACGGCGCGCTCGACATCGCCTTCTATCGCGGCGAGCCCTCGCACAACGCGTTCGCCATTGCCTATCCGCGCGTGACGTTCGAGACCATCGACGATGCCGGTCACTACACGATGCTGGAAACCCCCGTGCGAGTTGCGAGCATCATCGAGAAGCAGGTGGCCGCTGCCGGCTGA
- a CDS encoding LysR family transcriptional regulator, whose product MPTTLDIDTLRSLIAIVDLKSFSRAAERVGRSQSAISLQIARLEGLVGHPLLERVRGRVIGPTARGTEFVAHAREIVALNERAVAAVRRPAAGERIRLGMPADFLERDFSSILSEIRARCPGARLSLHTDLSARLAEDVGRGRLDLAFFKRAPSNEAGAAIAFESMIWFGDATSARGGHGDALPLVAFAEGCAYREEALRSLRLTGRDWIIACEARSLSALVAAVRAGLGYAALPARLGARKSLKRTHAHAELPDLNPVELALGIAEGRNMAFARTIGGIIAERCALA is encoded by the coding sequence ATGCCGACCACCCTCGATATCGACACGCTCCGCTCCCTGATCGCGATCGTCGACCTGAAGAGCTTTTCACGTGCTGCCGAGCGGGTCGGCCGTTCGCAATCCGCAATCAGCCTCCAGATCGCCCGCCTCGAAGGCCTGGTCGGCCATCCCCTGCTCGAGCGGGTGCGCGGTCGCGTGATCGGCCCGACCGCGCGGGGCACCGAGTTCGTCGCGCATGCGCGCGAGATCGTCGCGCTCAACGAGCGGGCGGTCGCCGCCGTGCGCCGGCCAGCCGCGGGTGAGCGGATCAGGCTCGGCATGCCGGCGGATTTTCTGGAGCGCGATTTTTCCTCTATTCTCTCCGAGATCCGCGCGCGCTGTCCCGGGGCGAGGCTTTCGCTGCACACCGACCTGTCGGCGCGGCTCGCCGAGGATGTCGGCCGGGGCCGGCTCGATCTCGCTTTCTTCAAGCGCGCGCCGTCGAACGAAGCGGGTGCCGCGATCGCGTTCGAATCCATGATCTGGTTCGGAGACGCCACTTCGGCGCGTGGCGGGCATGGCGATGCGCTCCCGCTGGTGGCGTTCGCGGAAGGATGCGCCTATCGCGAGGAGGCGCTCCGCAGCCTGCGTCTGACGGGCCGAGACTGGATCATCGCCTGCGAGGCACGCAGCCTGTCAGCGCTGGTGGCCGCCGTTCGCGCCGGCCTCGGCTATGCCGCGCTCCCGGCAAGGCTCGGTGCGCGCAAATCGCTGAAGCGCACCCATGCGCACGCCGAGCTGCCCGACCTCAATCCGGTCGAGCTTGCGCTCGGCATTGCCGAAGGCCGTAACATGGCCTTCGCCCGGACCATCGGCGGCATCATCGCGGAGCGCTGCGCGCTGGCGTGA
- a CDS encoding dihydrodipicolinate synthase family protein — MTDAIRGFWVATPTPLTAEGAVDPVRLADHALRLFKKGVNGVVVFGTTGEGTSFNVAERIATVEALLKAGVAADRIGIGGGFPAISDSIALTRSVLSLGLRHVLVLPPYFDRSIGAEGIEDAFAAIFDGVADDRLRAYLYHIPQVSGVAIPTTVAASLRKRYGQLVAGLKDSSGDFKQFQAFRAAAPELAITVGNEADITRAIAAGGAGTICGMANIVPELVKGMVDGKDVGARMQAAIDIVVKTPSLVATLKAILAAQTADPGWLRVRPPLRGLSDGKALKAQIDALVSPAIA, encoded by the coding sequence ATGACTGACGCAATTCGCGGGTTCTGGGTCGCCACGCCGACGCCGCTGACGGCCGAGGGAGCCGTTGACCCCGTCCGATTGGCGGACCACGCGCTTCGGCTTTTCAAGAAAGGCGTCAACGGCGTCGTGGTGTTCGGCACCACCGGCGAAGGCACCTCATTCAATGTTGCAGAGCGTATCGCGACCGTGGAGGCCTTGCTCAAGGCCGGCGTCGCTGCCGATCGCATCGGCATCGGCGGTGGTTTTCCTGCGATCAGCGACAGCATCGCCTTGACGCGTTCGGTGCTGAGCCTCGGTCTGCGCCACGTTTTGGTGCTGCCGCCCTATTTCGACCGCAGCATCGGCGCGGAGGGAATCGAGGACGCGTTCGCGGCGATTTTCGATGGCGTCGCGGATGATCGCCTGCGCGCCTATCTCTACCACATCCCGCAAGTCTCCGGCGTCGCCATCCCGACGACGGTGGCAGCGAGCCTTCGCAAGCGCTACGGCCAGCTCGTTGCCGGCCTCAAGGACTCCAGCGGCGACTTCAAGCAATTCCAGGCATTCCGTGCAGCGGCCCCCGAGCTCGCCATCACCGTCGGCAATGAAGCCGACATCACCCGCGCCATCGCGGCGGGCGGCGCCGGCACCATCTGCGGCATGGCCAACATCGTGCCCGAGCTCGTCAAGGGCATGGTCGACGGCAAGGACGTCGGGGCACGCATGCAGGCGGCGATCGATATCGTCGTCAAGACGCCGTCGTTGGTCGCGACGCTGAAAGCCATTCTCGCAGCACAGACCGCCGATCCCGGCTGGCTGCGCGTGCGTCCGCCGCTTCGTGGCCTCTCCGACGGCAAGGCGCTGAAGGCGCAGATCGACGCGCTGGTGAGTCCCGCGATCGCGTGA
- a CDS encoding FAD-binding oxidoreductase, which produces MTSLLERPEDMLRDLRDRLGQQAVLIGNEVPARNCNDWSASLPQTPLAVIRPVDAAGVAAAIATCRKAGLPFVPQGGLTGLCRGASPEPGWVAISLERMTGIEEIDRASATMTVKAGTPLETIQKAADEAGFFFPLDLGSRGSCVIGGNLSTNAGGNRVIRYGMTRELVLGLEVVLPDGTVITNLNKLMKNNAGYDLKHLFIGSEGTLGIITRVVLRLFPKPRSTMAALCALKDYAAVVALLDAARSGLGPLLSAFEVMWPDYWEVITARAGVKPPVAAGHGLYVLVEAQGTDESIDAPRFQAWLEELMERGLLADAAVAQSLAQTQKFWAVRDICSEFGQVLGPHLSYDIGLAVKRMDEFATRCKAALASSIEGCESVYYGHIGDGNLHLVSWVTGLPTERQPKDAMDAIIYGLVREMGGSVSAEHGIGTLKKQWLGHARSEAEIALMRTLKAALDPDHLLNPGKVI; this is translated from the coding sequence ATGACATCGCTGCTCGAACGCCCTGAGGACATGCTGCGCGATCTGCGCGACCGGCTTGGCCAGCAAGCCGTGCTGATCGGCAACGAGGTGCCGGCGCGCAATTGCAACGACTGGAGCGCGAGCCTGCCGCAAACACCGCTCGCGGTGATCCGCCCGGTGGACGCGGCCGGCGTCGCCGCGGCCATTGCGACCTGCCGCAAGGCAGGCCTGCCGTTCGTGCCGCAGGGCGGCTTGACGGGCCTCTGCCGCGGCGCCTCGCCCGAGCCCGGCTGGGTCGCGATCTCGCTGGAGCGCATGACCGGCATCGAGGAGATCGATCGCGCCTCCGCGACCATGACGGTGAAGGCGGGCACGCCGCTGGAGACGATCCAGAAGGCGGCCGACGAGGCCGGCTTCTTCTTCCCGCTCGATCTGGGATCGCGCGGCTCCTGTGTGATCGGCGGCAACCTCTCCACCAATGCCGGCGGCAACCGCGTGATCCGCTACGGCATGACGCGCGAGCTGGTGCTCGGGCTCGAGGTCGTGCTGCCGGACGGCACGGTCATCACCAACCTCAACAAGCTGATGAAGAACAATGCCGGCTACGACCTGAAGCATCTCTTCATCGGCTCGGAAGGCACGCTCGGCATCATCACGCGCGTGGTGCTGCGGCTGTTTCCAAAGCCGCGCTCGACCATGGCCGCCCTGTGCGCGCTGAAGGATTATGCCGCCGTGGTCGCGCTGCTCGATGCCGCGCGCTCCGGGCTCGGCCCGCTGCTGTCGGCGTTCGAGGTGATGTGGCCGGATTATTGGGAGGTGATCACGGCGCGCGCCGGCGTCAAGCCGCCGGTCGCGGCAGGGCACGGGCTCTACGTGCTGGTGGAAGCGCAAGGCACCGATGAGAGCATCGATGCGCCGCGCTTCCAGGCCTGGCTCGAGGAGCTGATGGAGCGCGGGCTGCTTGCGGATGCGGCGGTGGCGCAATCGCTGGCGCAGACCCAGAAATTCTGGGCCGTGCGCGACATCTGTTCCGAGTTCGGCCAAGTGCTGGGGCCGCACCTCTCCTACGACATCGGCCTCGCGGTCAAGCGGATGGACGAGTTCGCCACGCGCTGCAAGGCGGCGCTCGCCAGCAGCATCGAGGGCTGCGAGAGCGTCTATTACGGCCATATTGGCGACGGCAATCTGCATCTCGTCTCCTGGGTGACGGGTCTGCCGACCGAGCGCCAGCCGAAGGACGCGATGGACGCGATCATCTACGGCCTCGTGCGCGAGATGGGCGGCAGCGTCTCCGCCGAGCACGGCATCGGCACGCTGAAGAAGCAGTGGCTCGGCCATGCCCGCAGCGAAGCCGAGATCGCGCTGATGCGCACGCTGAAGGCCGCGCTCGATCCCGATCATCTGCTCAATCCCGGCAAGGTCATCTGA
- a CDS encoding GntR family transcriptional regulator — MKSLKLDTPKSLAQRVMLRLRQGIIDGEFALGAAISEEMVAQSFGVSRTPVREAMGQLQAQGLVVIRPQVGSFVFTPSEEDITALCTFRIVIEPKAAELAFAHDRAGAIAAMEQAIAAMEEALTAKDNVAYGRADSAIHDALFAHCGNRYLQESYQLVSGRVAALRTNLSAPVDVRTPESFEQHLTLLRLFERGDFAAFEKLMTTHITNSGKTYARALQIA; from the coding sequence ATGAAATCGCTGAAGCTCGACACGCCGAAATCGCTGGCGCAGCGCGTGATGCTGCGCCTGCGCCAGGGCATCATCGACGGCGAGTTCGCACTCGGCGCGGCCATTTCCGAGGAGATGGTCGCGCAGTCCTTCGGCGTCAGCCGCACCCCGGTGCGCGAGGCGATGGGCCAGTTGCAGGCGCAAGGCCTCGTGGTGATCCGGCCGCAGGTCGGCAGCTTCGTCTTTACGCCGAGCGAGGAGGACATCACGGCGCTTTGCACGTTCCGGATCGTGATCGAGCCGAAGGCCGCCGAGCTTGCCTTCGCGCACGACCGCGCCGGCGCGATCGCCGCAATGGAGCAGGCCATTGCCGCGATGGAAGAGGCGCTCACGGCCAAGGACAACGTCGCCTATGGGCGCGCAGACAGCGCGATCCACGATGCCCTGTTCGCGCATTGCGGCAATCGCTATCTCCAGGAATCCTATCAACTCGTTTCTGGGCGCGTCGCCGCGCTGCGCACCAATCTGAGTGCGCCCGTCGACGTGCGAACGCCCGAATCCTTCGAGCAGCACCTCACGCTGCTGCGCCTGTTCGAGCGCGGCGACTTCGCCGCTTTCGAGAAGCTGATGACCACGCACATCACCAATTCGGGCAAGACCTATGCGAGGGCATTGCAAATCGCTTGA
- a CDS encoding ABC transporter substrate-binding protein — translation MSVLLGTAWAQAASAEEKLVVWWNKGYYKAEEDALLDVIKKFEAKTGVKVELSQYATQDMIPKLVAALDSGNPPDVTYADTYNFQGVGKWASEGKLVDIGSILEPIKGEFAPHPLETVMLYNDKTKAKAYYAFPVKQATLHLHFWKDMLEEASLKETDIPKDWKGFWSFWCDTAQPAVRKATGKRIYGIGHPMGVDATDSFISFLVFMDAYNVVLVDDNGKLLVDDPKVKAGLVAAMKDYVEIAAKGCTPQSATSWKDPDNNVAFHNKTTIMTHNSTISVPGKWLDDASNETLTAEQREEAKKNYYERIRTIVWPNKPDGTPVHTRASVTVGMIFEQAKNKDRAKEFVAFLLRDENLQPYVEGALGRWFPVKTTAQKSPFWDTDVHRRAERDQFFAGVGGYEMSKNYKFTVLNNENVWVKAVNAIVTNKVPVEQAVDQMIARIKEVAGN, via the coding sequence ATGTCGGTGCTTCTGGGCACGGCATGGGCACAGGCCGCGAGCGCGGAGGAGAAGCTCGTCGTCTGGTGGAACAAGGGCTACTACAAGGCCGAGGAAGACGCGCTGCTCGACGTCATCAAGAAGTTTGAGGCCAAGACCGGCGTGAAGGTCGAGCTGTCGCAATATGCGACGCAGGACATGATCCCGAAGCTGGTGGCGGCGCTCGATTCCGGCAATCCGCCCGACGTGACGTATGCGGACACCTACAATTTCCAAGGCGTCGGCAAGTGGGCCTCCGAAGGCAAGCTCGTGGATATCGGCTCCATCCTTGAGCCGATCAAGGGTGAGTTCGCTCCGCATCCGCTCGAAACGGTCATGCTCTACAACGACAAGACCAAGGCGAAGGCCTACTACGCCTTCCCGGTCAAGCAGGCGACGCTGCATCTCCACTTCTGGAAGGACATGCTCGAGGAGGCAAGTCTCAAGGAGACGGACATCCCGAAGGACTGGAAGGGCTTCTGGTCGTTCTGGTGCGACACGGCGCAGCCGGCCGTGCGCAAAGCGACCGGCAAGCGCATCTACGGCATCGGCCATCCCATGGGCGTCGACGCCACCGACAGCTTCATTTCGTTCCTGGTGTTCATGGACGCCTATAACGTGGTGCTCGTCGACGACAACGGCAAGCTCCTGGTCGACGATCCCAAGGTAAAGGCCGGCCTCGTCGCCGCGATGAAGGACTATGTCGAGATCGCCGCAAAGGGTTGCACGCCGCAGTCGGCGACGAGCTGGAAGGATCCCGACAACAACGTCGCCTTCCACAACAAGACGACGATCATGACGCACAATTCGACCATCTCCGTCCCCGGCAAGTGGCTCGACGACGCCAGCAACGAGACGCTGACCGCGGAGCAGCGCGAGGAGGCGAAGAAGAACTACTACGAGCGCATCCGCACCATCGTCTGGCCCAACAAGCCGGACGGCACGCCGGTCCATACCCGTGCGTCGGTGACGGTCGGCATGATCTTCGAGCAGGCGAAGAACAAGGACAGGGCCAAGGAGTTCGTGGCGTTCCTGCTGCGCGACGAGAACCTGCAGCCCTATGTCGAAGGCGCGCTCGGCCGCTGGTTCCCGGTCAAGACCACCGCCCAGAAGTCTCCCTTCTGGGACACCGACGTGCATCGTCGTGCCGAGCGCGATCAGTTCTTCGCGGGTGTCGGTGGCTATGAGATGAGCAAAAACTACAAGTTCACCGTGCTCAACAACGAGAACGTCTGGGTGAAAGCCGTGAACGCCATCGTCACCAACAAGGTGCCGGTCGAGCAGGCGGTCGACCAGATGATCGCGCGGATCAAGGAAGTGGCCGGCAATTAA
- a CDS encoding pentapeptide repeat-containing protein has product MDIDAFAREISAGKPVQSLQMTDDRWPEMDCEGASFAECVFERVQFTNPVFADARFANCRFVSCRFAHGDLSGAHFDSCSFAGEDGKRSSFAFSDLQRAAFKACDLSLAAFDRTELFAVEMQECNLTGAQFTKVDFSRALSRKQIETRARFDACRMDLVELSEAKLPGCSLAGSRLREADLSGADLTDADLTDCDLFQAILDGAKLGGADLTGAEVSGLNLTTLADFAGLRIGDDQMFRLLDAMGVSVRARQR; this is encoded by the coding sequence ATGGACATCGACGCGTTCGCCCGAGAGATCAGCGCAGGCAAGCCTGTCCAGTCGCTCCAGATGACGGACGATCGCTGGCCGGAGATGGATTGCGAGGGCGCATCATTCGCCGAATGCGTGTTCGAGCGGGTTCAATTCACCAACCCGGTCTTTGCGGACGCGCGCTTTGCCAATTGCAGGTTCGTGTCGTGCCGCTTCGCGCATGGAGACCTTTCGGGCGCGCATTTCGATAGCTGCAGCTTCGCTGGTGAGGATGGCAAGCGGTCCAGCTTTGCCTTCAGCGATCTGCAACGAGCCGCGTTCAAAGCGTGCGACTTGTCTCTCGCTGCCTTCGATCGCACCGAGCTTTTTGCCGTCGAGATGCAGGAATGCAATCTCACCGGGGCGCAGTTCACCAAGGTCGACTTCAGTCGCGCCCTGAGCCGCAAGCAGATCGAGACACGGGCGCGCTTTGATGCCTGCAGGATGGATCTGGTCGAGCTCTCCGAGGCGAAATTGCCCGGTTGCAGCCTTGCCGGCAGCCGGCTTCGTGAAGCCGATTTGTCCGGCGCTGACCTGACCGACGCGGACCTGACGGACTGCGACCTGTTCCAGGCCATCCTCGATGGTGCAAAGCTCGGCGGTGCGGACCTCACCGGCGCCGAGGTGAGCGGATTGAACCTGACGACACTCGCCGACTTCGCCGGCTTAAGGATCGGCGACGATCAGATGTTCCGGCTGCTCGACGCCATGGGCGTATCGGTTCGCGCGCGTCAACGTTGA
- a CDS encoding autotransporter outer membrane beta-barrel domain-containing protein has product MQGTIYQGLATTQFAQLPADGHGLVASLETGYPIPIPLPFGPSFVIELQGQIVWQQVSFKNANDGLGPVGLGTTTGPVGRLGLRGQWTIDDARGVRWQPYVGANVWHSWGAEATTTFDVDRVELLQNLTRTEVLTGITARLDQRLSLYAQASYQFVRDHADHETRGAAQGNVGLRFSW; this is encoded by the coding sequence ATGCAGGGCACGATCTATCAGGGCCTCGCCACCACGCAGTTCGCGCAGCTGCCGGCGGACGGACATGGCCTCGTCGCCTCGCTGGAGACCGGCTATCCGATCCCGATTCCGCTGCCGTTCGGGCCGTCCTTCGTGATCGAGCTGCAGGGGCAAATCGTGTGGCAGCAGGTCAGCTTCAAAAACGCCAATGACGGTCTCGGCCCGGTCGGGCTCGGCACCACCACGGGCCCGGTCGGGCGGCTCGGCCTGCGCGGGCAATGGACGATCGATGACGCGCGTGGCGTTCGCTGGCAGCCCTATGTCGGCGCCAATGTCTGGCATTCATGGGGCGCGGAAGCGACCACGACGTTCGATGTCGATCGTGTCGAGCTGCTGCAAAATCTGACGCGCACGGAGGTGCTCACCGGCATCACCGCGCGGCTCGACCAGCGCCTCAGCCTCTACGCCCAGGCCAGCTATCAGTTCGTGCGCGATCACGCCGACCACGAAACCCGCGGCGCGGCGCAGGGTAATGTCGGACTGCGTTTTAGCTGGTAG
- a CDS encoding DUF2270 domain-containing protein, whose amino-acid sequence MVRAMLRPAEDTRETPELNAAELGAIAHLYRGEIYRSTIWRTRLDNTTNWSIVTLGIALSSTFSSREASALPLILIGMLLAVFLGLEARRYRYFNVWRARARFLETHWYVPILSGKRGDDDAGWRNILAEDYLHPRHHISFVRAAGRRIRRTYIWIIVIQTSAYIGKLAIHPQMAAHLDELIDRAAIGPIPGWVVICCGLVYNLCWVVLAVATYWLDRRAHGTRPSAGGMG is encoded by the coding sequence GTGGTTCGCGCCATGCTCAGGCCCGCAGAAGACACACGTGAGACACCAGAGCTGAACGCGGCTGAACTGGGTGCGATTGCCCACCTCTATCGCGGCGAGATCTATCGCAGCACCATCTGGCGAACACGCCTCGACAACACGACCAACTGGTCGATCGTGACCTTGGGCATCGCCCTGTCGTCGACATTCTCGTCTCGAGAGGCATCAGCGCTGCCGCTCATTCTGATAGGCATGCTGCTCGCGGTCTTTCTCGGGCTCGAGGCGCGCCGTTATCGCTATTTCAACGTTTGGCGCGCGCGGGCACGCTTCCTCGAAACACATTGGTATGTTCCGATCCTGAGCGGCAAACGCGGAGATGACGACGCCGGTTGGCGGAACATCCTCGCGGAAGATTACCTGCATCCGCGTCATCATATCAGCTTCGTTCGCGCCGCGGGGCGTCGTATTCGCCGCACATATATCTGGATCATCGTGATCCAGACATCCGCCTATATCGGCAAGCTCGCGATTCATCCGCAAATGGCGGCCCACCTTGATGAGCTCATCGATCGCGCTGCAATCGGCCCGATCCCGGGCTGGGTGGTGATTTGCTGCGGCCTTGTCTACAATCTCTGCTGGGTCGTGCTTGCAGTCGCGACCTATTGGCTTGATCGGCGTGCACATGGCACACGCCCCTCCGCGGGGGGAATGGGTTGA
- a CDS encoding aminoacyl-tRNA deacylase, producing MSIAPTLHRYLAAEKIQYAEIPHDLTMSSARTAQACHISGDRLAKAVVLRHDGGYMLAIVPASHHLNLPDLKDRLGEDLVMANETEINRIFADCAHGAVPAVGRCYGLDLIVDDTIQAQPEVYIEAGDHETLLQLSHAQFARLTANAPHGRFSVHD from the coding sequence ATGTCCATCGCTCCGACGCTGCACCGATATCTTGCTGCCGAGAAAATCCAATATGCCGAGATCCCGCACGATCTCACCATGTCATCCGCGCGCACGGCGCAGGCCTGCCACATCTCGGGCGATCGCCTCGCCAAGGCCGTCGTGTTGCGGCATGACGGCGGCTACATGCTCGCGATCGTGCCGGCATCGCACCATCTCAACCTCCCGGACCTGAAGGACAGGCTTGGCGAGGACCTCGTGATGGCCAACGAAACCGAGATCAATCGGATCTTCGCCGACTGCGCGCACGGAGCCGTGCCGGCCGTCGGCAGGTGCTACGGACTCGATCTCATCGTCGATGACACCATCCAGGCCCAACCCGAGGTCTATATCGAAGCCGGCGATCATGAGACGCTGCTCCAGCTGTCACATGCGCAGTTCGCGCGCCTGACGGCCAATGCGCCGCATGGACGCTTCAGCGTGCACGACTGA
- a CDS encoding CBS domain-containing protein: MKVKDVMHKGVDWVSPDTPITEIAKLMQGHDIGCIPIGEDDHLIGMVTDRDIVCKGLAGKDFNAARMTARDVMTEGIHCCREDDDLAKAVHHMETLKIRRLPVINRSKRMVGMISLGDVGQSATTDLLTQCVKGVSAHHH; encoded by the coding sequence ATGAAGGTCAAGGATGTGATGCACAAGGGCGTCGATTGGGTCAGCCCCGACACCCCGATCACCGAGATCGCGAAGTTGATGCAAGGGCACGACATCGGTTGCATTCCGATCGGCGAAGACGACCATCTGATCGGGATGGTGACCGATCGCGACATCGTCTGCAAAGGCCTTGCAGGCAAGGACTTCAACGCCGCGCGCATGACAGCGCGGGACGTGATGACCGAAGGCATCCATTGCTGCCGAGAAGACGACGATCTGGCGAAGGCCGTGCATCACATGGAGACGCTGAAGATCCGCAGGCTGCCAGTGATCAACAGGAGCAAGCGGATGGTCGGCATGATCAGCCTGGGTGATGTCGGCCAATCCGCCACCACCGATCTGTTGACCCAATGCGTCAAGGGCGTGTCAGCCCATCATCATTGA